The genomic DNA CCACGCAAGAAGCAACATTAATCCCATTTGAGGATGCTGCAGACGATGGCGGGTGAAGTTGCAGCGTACATTCTTACAGATTTCAGCGATATTAGCCGGCTCTGGAGCGATCCCGCGGCTATTCACGGTGCGCCACAATCGTTCGCATGGATCGATAGTTGGCGCGCAATCGTCAATGCCGACAGTTTCGTCATCGGGCTCTTTGACGGCGATGGTCCAATCCTGCTCGTGCCGCTGGAAGTCGTAAGCCAGAGCGGCGCGAAAATTGCGCGCTATCCCGGCGGGAGCCACGCCAATTGTAATTTCCCGTGGCTGCGGGAGGAACACGGTGTTCTCGGACGCGAGGCGGTCCAGCACTTGATCGAGGTAATCCGCAAAGCACGGCCCGACATCGATGCGCTGTCACTGACACGCCAGCTTTCTGAACTGCAAGGCGCGGCCAATCCTCTGCTCACTCTCGGAAAGGCGCCAAATCCAAATCCGGTGCTCGCCGCATCGCTCGGTGGTGGCTTCGATGCAGTGCTTGATCGCGCCAACCGCAAGAGAAAACTGAAAAAGCATCGTCAGCACAGTCGCCGTTATGAAGAAAGCGGTGGCTGGAGAGTAGCCCGGCCGCAAACTCGCGCGGAATCCGACACGGTTCTCGACCTCTATTTTGCGATGAAGGCCCAGCGTTTCCGGCAGATGGGGATCAATGACCCTTTCGCGGACGAGAATGTGCGCAATTTCTTCAAAGCTTTCTTCGGCGAAGGATTTGCGAAGGGGCGGAATCTGCATGAGCTGCGCTTTCTTGAAGTTGGAGGAACCGTGCGTTCGATCATCGGAAAGCTGCTTGGCGATACAGGCCCTACCGTCGAGTTCGCCGCGATCGCAGAAGACGAACTGACTTCCGCCAGTCCGGGTGAATTTCTCTTCTTCGAGGATATCAGCCGCAGTTGCGACGAAGGCCGTTCGATCTACAGTTTCGGTATCGGTGATGAGCCGTACAAGCGCGAATGGTGCGACATCGAGCTCACGATCTATGACACGCTGGTACCGCTTTCCGCCAAAGGAAAGCTTTTCACGGCGCTGCAATCAGTCCGCAATGCCATTGCCGGATGTCTCAAGCGCAATCCGCGTCTTTGGGGCCTTGCCAAGAAGCTGCGCAGCAGGTTCGCAAGAAGGTAGAGGTGCTTAGCAATCTGATTCAGGAACAAGGTCTAAGACGCTGTTCCAGAATCGTATTTGGCAATCAGACGGTTTCGTCCATCAGAATGACGACGTCTTCATAACCACCCTGATCGAGATCGAGAGCAGCCAGCGCAACGCCCTTGTCATCCGGATCGACGATACTCATCACCACTGCAGCAGGTCCATCGGCAATGCGTCGGATTTGTTCCGAAGATGACGGACCGCATTCCACCACAACAAAATCATAGACCGTTTCCAGCGCATCCAAAATGAGCGGTAACCGGTCGGCGGAACGCATGGCGGTTTCAGGATCGGCCTCACCCAGCGGAACGACATGCGCCTGCGAGAACCGGTCACTGTGGATGACCTCGTTGAAGCGGCGCTCGCCGGACAGAAGCTCGGTAATGCCGGGCAGATGCGTACCGTCCAGCATGGCAAGCCCGACAGTTCCCTGCGCGGTCATATCCACCAAAATTGCACGTTTTCCGCGGTCGGCGAATTCACGCAGCAGACGCACCGCTCCCGCCGACGCTTTATCACCCTCGGGAGAAACCACCACGATACGTTTCAGCTTTCCGCCGGACAGCAGATCGGCAACGGCCTCCACACCATTGGGATTACGTGGTCTCGTCTCGCGCTGTTTGGTCTCA from Brucella anthropi ATCC 49188 includes the following:
- a CDS encoding GNAT family N-acetyltransferase, whose amino-acid sequence is MAGEVAAYILTDFSDISRLWSDPAAIHGAPQSFAWIDSWRAIVNADSFVIGLFDGDGPILLVPLEVVSQSGAKIARYPGGSHANCNFPWLREEHGVLGREAVQHLIEVIRKARPDIDALSLTRQLSELQGAANPLLTLGKAPNPNPVLAASLGGGFDAVLDRANRKRKLKKHRQHSRRYEESGGWRVARPQTRAESDTVLDLYFAMKAQRFRQMGINDPFADENVRNFFKAFFGEGFAKGRNLHELRFLEVGGTVRSIIGKLLGDTGPTVEFAAIAEDELTSASPGEFLFFEDISRSCDEGRSIYSFGIGDEPYKREWCDIELTIYDTLVPLSAKGKLFTALQSVRNAIAGCLKRNPRLWGLAKKLRSRFARR